In Kytococcus sedentarius DSM 20547, the sequence TCGTGGTGGGTGGTGGGTCGGTCGGTGCGGGGCGTTCCGGAGGCCGGCGGCGCGGGGGAGTGGTGCCCCTGTCCGGGCAGCGCGTCGCGGCGTTGATCGCGGCGCTCGTCACGGCGCAGGCCGAACCAGAAGAACTGCCGTGAGCCCAGGGTCAGGTGGAGGCCGCCGGCCTCGTCGGCGTCGGGGAACCCGCGGCCACCGAAGAGGTCGGCCAGGGCGGAGCCGGCGTGGTCCTCGCCCAGGTGCAGGCGCACGCCCTGCGGGCGGTCGGAGAGGTTCATGACGCACAGCACCTCGTTCTCGCCCACCATGTGGGTGGCGTCCTCGAGGGTGTCCTGGGCCACCCACCGGGTGAACGCCAGCACGGCGGGGTTGTCGGCGTCCACCACCGTGAAGTCCCCGAGCCCGAACACGCTGTGCTGCTTGCGGACCGCCAGCATGCCGCGCATCCAGTTGAGCAGCGAGTGGCCCTGGGCCATCTGCGACTCCACGTTCACCGCGGTGTGGTTGTAGGCCAGGGACTGGATCACCGGCAGGTAGAGCTTCCCCGGGTCGGCGGTGGAGAACCCGGCGTTGCGGTCCGGGGTCCACTGCATCGGCGTGCGCACCGCATCGCGGTCGTCGAGCCAGATGTTGTCGCCCATGCCGATCTCGTCGCCGTAGTACAGGCAGGGTGAGCCGGGCAGCGAGAGCAGCAACGCGTGGATGAGCTCCAGCTCGGCGCGCGAGTTGTCCAGCAGCGGGGCGAGGCGGCGGCGGATGCCGACGTTCGCCCGCATCCGCGGGTCGGGGGCGTACCAGCCGTACATCGCGGCGCGCTCGGTGGTGGAGACCATCTCCAGGGTGAGCTCGTCGTGGTTGCGCAGGAAGGTGCCCCACTGGCCCCCGGCCGGCACCGCGGGGGTCTCGTCCAGCACGTCGATGATGGGGGCGGCCTTCTCCTCGCGCAGGGCGTAGTACAGCCGCGGCATGACCGGGAAGTGGAAGCACATCTGGCACTCGGGCCGCTCCGGGGTGCCGAAGTAGTCGACGACCTCGTGCGGCATCTGGTTGGCCTCGGCCAGCAGGATCCGGCCCGGGTACTCGCGGTCCACCATCGCCCGCAGGTCCGCCAGGATCGCGTGGGTCTCGGGGTCGTTCTCGCCGTTCGTCCCGTCGGTCTCGATGAGGTAGGGCACCGCGTCGAGGCGGAACCCGTCGATCCCGAGGTCCAGCCAGAAGCGGACCACGTCGAACATCGCCTCGCGCACCGCGGGGTTGGCCCAGTTGAGGTCGGGCTGGTGGCTGAAGAAGCGGTGCCAGTAGAACTGCCGGCGCACGGGGTCGAAGGTCCAGTTCGACTCCTCGGTGTCCACGAAGATGATGCGGGCCTCGGCGTACTTCGTGTCGTCGTCGGACCAGACGTAGAAGTCGCCGTACTCGCCCGTGGGGTCGGAGCGGGAGGCCTGGAACCACGGGTGGGCGTCGCTGGTGTGGTTCATGACCAGGTCGGTGACGATCCGGATGCCGCGGGCGTGGGCCTGGCTCACCAGCTCGGTGAACTCCGGCAGGGTGCCGAACTCCGGCAGCACCGCGGTGTAGTCGGCGATGTCGTACCCGCCGTCGCGCAGCGGGGAGGCGTAGAAGGGCGGCAGCCACAGGCAGTCGACGCCGAGCCACTGCAGGTAGTCCAGGCGCCGGACCAGGCCGCTGAAGTCCCCCGAGCCCGAGGCGGTCGTGTCGTCGAAGGCACGGGTGAGCACCTCGTAGAAGACCGCGGTGCGGTACCAGTGCGGGTCATGGCGCAGGCCCGGCTGGTGCAGGTCCATGGCGGAGAAGGCGTTCACCGCACCAGCTCCACCAGGTGCACGGGCTCGGCGTCCACGCCGAGGCGCACGTACACCGCATCGGACCAGTCCCAGGTGTCGCCGGTCACCACGTCGTGGGCGGCGAAGGTGGTGCCCGGCTCCAGGCCGAGGGCGCCCAGGTCCCAGTGCACGGTGGCCTCCACGGTGGTGTGCGGGTTGAGGTTGGCGACCACCAACACCACGTCGTCGGTGGGGTCGCCGTCCGGTCCGGTCACGACGCGGCGCTTGGAGAAGGCGATCACCTCGTGGTGGTCGGTGGGGTGGAAGTGCAGGTTGCGCAGCCAGGCCAGGGCCGGGTGGTCGGCCCGGAAGCGGTTCAGCAGGGCCAGGAAGCCCGAGAGGTCGGGGCGGTCGGTCACGCCGGCGGCGGCGCGGGCGGCCACCAGTGCCTCGTGGGCCTGCTGGTCGAGGGCTTCCCACCCGCCCGGCCCGGGGTCGAGCTCCCACTGGCGGTCGACGTACTGGTACTTCTCGTTGTCGATGTGCTCCTCGGCACCCGGGCGCGGCACCGCCTCGCAGTGCTCGTAGCCGGCGTAGATGCCGTAGGTCGGCACGAGCGTGGCGGCCAGGGCCGCGCGCAGGCGGTGGGCGTGGACCCCGCCGTGCTGCATGAAGGGGGTGAGGATGTCGTGCGTGGTGGGCCAGAAGCTCGGGCGCATGTAGGCCGCCGCGGGACCGGCCAGCTCCTGGCAGTACTCGGTGAGCTCGTCCTTGGTGTGGCGCCAGGCGTAGTAGGTGTACGACTGCTGGAAGCCCACCTTGGCCAGCGTGTGCATCATGGCCGGCTTGGTGAACGCCTCGGCCAGCCAGAGGGTCTCCGGGTGCTCGCGGGCGACGTCCTGGATCACCCACTGCCAGAACTCCACCGGCTTGGTGTGCGGGTTGTCCACGCGGAAGGCCCGGATGCCGTGGTCCAGCCACACCTGCACCACGCGGCGGATCTCCGCCGAGAGGCCGGCGGGGTCGTTGTCGAAGTTCAGCGGGTAGATGTCCTGGTACTTCTTGGGCGGGTTCTCGGCGTACGCGATCGAACCGTCGGCCCGCTGGGTGAACCACTCCGGGTGCTCGGTCACCCACGGGTGGTCCGGCGCGCACTGCAGCGCCAGGTCCAGGGCCACCTCCAACCCCAGCTCGCGGGCGCGGGCGAGGAAGGCGTCGAAGTCCTCCCAGGTGCCCAGGTCCGGGTGCAGGGCGTCGTGGCCCCCCTCGGCGGCCCCGATGGCGTACGGCGAGCCCGGGTCGTGCTCACCCGCATCGAGGGAGTTGTTCGGCCCCTTGCGGAAGGTGGAGCCGATGGGGTGCACGGGCGTCAGGTAGACGACGTCGAAACCCATGGCGGCCACCGCGGGCAGGCGCTCGGCCGCCGAGGCGAAGGTGCCGGAGACCCAGAGGCCGGTGGCCGGGTCGACCCGGGCTCCCTCGGAGCGGGGGAAGAACTCGTACCAGGCGCCGGCCAGCGCCAGCTCGCGTTCCACCCACAGGGCAGTGGGCGGCGACGGGGAGACCAGGTCGCGCAGCGGGTGGACGGCCAGGGCGGCGTGCACCTCGGGCGAGGTGGCGGCCGCCAGGCGCTCCGTGGGCTCGACCGTGGCGTCCTCCAGAGCCACGGCGGCGTCCGTGAGCACGGCGGCCACCTCCTCGCGGGAGGCGGCCGGCGGCGCGGCACCGGTCACCGGGGCGCTCGTGCCGTCCAGGGCGCCGCGGGCGGCCCGTCGCAGCACCAGGGAACCCTCGGCCAGCATCAGCTCGGCGTCCACCCCGGCGCCGATCTTCACGCGTGCGGCGTGCTCCCACGTGCCGTAGGGGTCGCTCCACCCCTCCACGGAGAGGGACCAGACCCCGGGGGCGGTGGCGTGGACGTGGGTGGCCCAGTGGTCCAGACCCGGGTTGAGGCACTGCATCGCCCACCGCGTCTGGCGCCCGTCCGGGTCGGTGAGCACGGCGGTGGCACCCACGGCGTCGTGCCCCTCGCGGAACACGGTGGCGGTGACGGGGAAGACCTCGTCGACCACGCTCTTGGCCGGAAAGCGTCCGCCGTCGACGGTCGGCTGCACGTCCAGCACCGGGATGCGGCCGACCGGGACCTGGCCTGCGTGCGGGAACGGGGGCGGGGTGGCAGTCACGTCACGACCCTAGGTGATCGGTCGTGACCCGGGCGAGACCTGAGACCGGGTTGTGACCCGGCGGACATACACTGTGGCGCGTGATCCCCGCCCTGACCGTGACGCTGTTCGCCGTGCTCGCCCTGCTGTGCGTGGTCACGGCGGTGTACGCGCTGATCGGCCGCCCCGTGGACAATCTCGTCCTGGGCGTCACCGGACTGGTCGGCCTGGTGCTGCTGGTGCAGCTGTTCGTCGGTCTGGTGATGGTCCTGACCACCGAGCACGACATCCCCGCCTGGGAGTTCGGCGCCTACCTCTTCGGCATGGTCGCGCTGCTTCCGGTGGCCTTCCTGTGGTCGGTCGCCGAGCGCGAGTCCCGCTGGGGCATGGCGGTGCTGTTCTTCGCGGGCCTGGCCCTGCTGGTGATGACCCAGCGGGTGGTGGCGATCTGGTACGAGATCCCCGCCCT encodes:
- the treS gene encoding maltose alpha-D-glucosyltransferase, whose amino-acid sequence is MDLHQPGLRHDPHWYRTAVFYEVLTRAFDDTTASGSGDFSGLVRRLDYLQWLGVDCLWLPPFYASPLRDGGYDIADYTAVLPEFGTLPEFTELVSQAHARGIRIVTDLVMNHTSDAHPWFQASRSDPTGEYGDFYVWSDDDTKYAEARIIFVDTEESNWTFDPVRRQFYWHRFFSHQPDLNWANPAVREAMFDVVRFWLDLGIDGFRLDAVPYLIETDGTNGENDPETHAILADLRAMVDREYPGRILLAEANQMPHEVVDYFGTPERPECQMCFHFPVMPRLYYALREEKAAPIIDVLDETPAVPAGGQWGTFLRNHDELTLEMVSTTERAAMYGWYAPDPRMRANVGIRRRLAPLLDNSRAELELIHALLLSLPGSPCLYYGDEIGMGDNIWLDDRDAVRTPMQWTPDRNAGFSTADPGKLYLPVIQSLAYNHTAVNVESQMAQGHSLLNWMRGMLAVRKQHSVFGLGDFTVVDADNPAVLAFTRWVAQDTLEDATHMVGENEVLCVMNLSDRPQGVRLHLGEDHAGSALADLFGGRGFPDADEAGGLHLTLGSRQFFWFGLRRDERRDQRRDALPGQGHHSPAPPASGTPRTDRPTTHHETPGGQHA
- a CDS encoding maltotransferase domain-containing protein, encoding MTATPPPFPHAGQVPVGRIPVLDVQPTVDGGRFPAKSVVDEVFPVTATVFREGHDAVGATAVLTDPDGRQTRWAMQCLNPGLDHWATHVHATAPGVWSLSVEGWSDPYGTWEHAARVKIGAGVDAELMLAEGSLVLRRAARGALDGTSAPVTGAAPPAASREEVAAVLTDAAVALEDATVEPTERLAAATSPEVHAALAVHPLRDLVSPSPPTALWVERELALAGAWYEFFPRSEGARVDPATGLWVSGTFASAAERLPAVAAMGFDVVYLTPVHPIGSTFRKGPNNSLDAGEHDPGSPYAIGAAEGGHDALHPDLGTWEDFDAFLARARELGLEVALDLALQCAPDHPWVTEHPEWFTQRADGSIAYAENPPKKYQDIYPLNFDNDPAGLSAEIRRVVQVWLDHGIRAFRVDNPHTKPVEFWQWVIQDVAREHPETLWLAEAFTKPAMMHTLAKVGFQQSYTYYAWRHTKDELTEYCQELAGPAAAYMRPSFWPTTHDILTPFMQHGGVHAHRLRAALAATLVPTYGIYAGYEHCEAVPRPGAEEHIDNEKYQYVDRQWELDPGPGGWEALDQQAHEALVAARAAAGVTDRPDLSGFLALLNRFRADHPALAWLRNLHFHPTDHHEVIAFSKRRVVTGPDGDPTDDVVLVVANLNPHTTVEATVHWDLGALGLEPGTTFAAHDVVTGDTWDWSDAVYVRLGVDAEPVHLVELVR